One segment of Chionomys nivalis chromosome 1, mChiNiv1.1, whole genome shotgun sequence DNA contains the following:
- the Ndufa4 gene encoding cytochrome c oxidase subunit NDUFA4 → MLRQIIGQAKKHPSLIPLFVFIGAGGTGAALYVMRLALFNPDVSWDRKNNPEPWNKLGPNEQYKFYSVNVDYSKLKKEGPDF, encoded by the exons ATGCTCCGTCAGATCATCGGGCAAGCCAAGAAGCATCCCAGC TTGATTCCTCTCTTCGTATTTATTGGAGCAGGAGGTACTGGAGCAGCACTGTATGTGATGCGCCTGGCATTGTTCAATCCAGATGTCAG ctGGGACAGGAAAAATAATCCAGAGCCTTGGAACAAACTGGGTCCCAATGAACAATATAAG TTCTACTCAGTGAATGTGGACTACAGCAAACTGAAGAAAGAAGGCCCTGACTTCTAA